A genomic segment from Necator americanus strain Aroian chromosome III, whole genome shotgun sequence encodes:
- a CDS encoding hypothetical protein (NECATOR_CHRIII.G12816.T1) — translation MWLLWLVTFFIVKVRRRQQPSAMSSSPEASRDWSPPIMPTQPDGVQGSGAAGSIEIVVHSVMDGVKDAKIMIPTDATLFEMKRHITMATGVSPERQLLLYKDKELKDDDSPISSYDITKPCTIIMNVKMNTGVKTDQIGLKVAEIMCFLPMLMPSDNLSDIRNKICTMTDIQERKQHRWNPVVDENSSKWTPAKQLEHQLTRNRMKMLLRKRKRTAIRSYTPPQTPGSVISRSPAESPPRIELAGGCTSSPNKNFSMIVGQEISEKELKCFFEPPECLDELLRKRDNLFLPAESELELEEIKEKRRQALRTTCKVCDRKLTLYEQQIHCLCRLVFCNMHREPSAHLCQIDYKHRGRREISKGNPRVDSRSARKAQLLK, via the exons ATGTGGTTATTGTGGTTGGTCACATTTTTCATCGTGAAAGTCAGAAGACGGCAGCAGCCCTCTGCAATGTCGTCTAGTCCCGAAGCAAGTCGAG ATTGGTCACCACCAATCATGCCTACGCAACCGGACGGGGTTCAAGGTTCTGGCGCAGCTGGATCCATTGAAATTGTTGTGCATAGCGTTATGGATGGTGTGAAAGAT GCAAAAATTATGATACCAACAGATGCTACattgtttgaaatgaaaagacaTATAACAATGGCAACTGGTGTATCTCCAGAACGACAACTACTCCTCTATAAAGATAAGGAATTGAA GGATGACGACTCTCCAATCTCTTCGTACGATATTACAAAACCATGTACGATAATAATGAATGTAAAAATGAATACGGGTGTGAAAACCGACCA aattggTTTGAAAGTAGCCGAAATAATGTGTTTTCTACCTATGCTTATGCCTTCTGACAATCTTTCTGATATTCGTAACAAAATATGCACGATGACTGACATTCAAGA ACGAAAACAGCACCGATGGAACCCGGTAGTTGACGAAAACTCGTCAAAATGGACTCCAGCGAAACAACTGGAACACCAATTGACGAGGAATCGAATGAAG ATGCTCTTACGTAAGAGAAAACGAACAGCGATTCGCTCGTATACTCCACCACAAACTCCCGGTTCGGTGATTAG CCGTTCACCAGCTGAATCGCCACCACGAATTGAGCTTGCTGGCGGATGCACTTCCTCTCCaaacaagaatttttcaatgatCGTTGGCCAAGAAATCAGTGAGAAGGAACTAAAG TGTTTCTTTGAGCCACCAGAATGTCTAGACGAATTGCTGAGAAAACGAGACAATCTGTTTCTACCTGCAGAATCTGAATTAGAATTGGAAGagatcaaagaaaaacgaagacaAGCGCTGAGAACCACATGCAAG gtCTGTGATCGTAAATTGACACTATACGAACAACAAATCCATTGTCTTTGTCGCCTTGTTTTCTGCAATATGCACCGTGAACCAAGCGCACACCTTTGTCAAATCGATTACAAGCATAGAGGCCGTCGTGAAATCAGCAAG ggaaATCCACGAGTTGACAGTAGAAGTGCACGTAAAGCCCAGCTGTTAAAGTAA
- a CDS encoding hypothetical protein (NECATOR_CHRIII.G12817.T1) produces MNKTILLVLIVCSAITTVRTNTDCDICKSLVFAVRFVTKMKMSVPVGKIVEYRCGIYPREDEVLLAKCSEVGKHIEEAEEALAVIKDADNEEWKSETKICFEKLSYCDKPGTPDGETGPTTEEPTEDEGGNGGPSPEEQPKPEEEPNPEGEPNPEGEPKPEEEENTTPEQPE; encoded by the exons atgaacaaaaccattcttcttgttcttatcGTTTGCTCTGCTATAACCACAGTGAGAACAAATACTGATTGTGATATCTGCAAATCTCTAGTATTTGCAGTGCGCTTTgtcacgaaaatgaaaatgagtgtTCCGGTAGGAAAG ATAGTGGAATACAGATGCGGGATATATCCACGGGAGGACGAAGTATTATTAGCTAAGTGTAGTGAGGTTGGAAAACATATAGAGGAAGCGGAGGAAGCGTTGGCAGTTATCAAAGACGCAGATAATGAG GAGTGGAAGAGCGAGACAAAAATCTGCTTTGAAAAGCTTTCATATTGCGACAAACCTGGAACACCAGACGGAGAAACAGGACCAACAACAGAAGAACCAACTGAAGATGAGGGAGGAAATGGTGGACCATCACCAGAAGAACAACCGAAACCAGAAGAAGAACCGAACCCAGAAGGAGAACCGAACCCAGAAGGAGAACCGAaaccagaagaagaagaaaatacaacACCTGAACAGCCTGAGTAG
- a CDS encoding hypothetical protein (NECATOR_CHRIII.G12817.T2): MKMSVPVGKIVEYRCGIYPREDEVLLAKCSEVGKHIEEAEEALAVIKDADNEEWKSETKICFEKLSYCDKPGTPDGETGPTTEEPTEDEGGNGGPSPEEQPKPEEEPNPEGEPNPEGEPKPEEEENTTPEQPE; the protein is encoded by the exons atgaaaatgagtgtTCCGGTAGGAAAG ATAGTGGAATACAGATGCGGGATATATCCACGGGAGGACGAAGTATTATTAGCTAAGTGTAGTGAGGTTGGAAAACATATAGAGGAAGCGGAGGAAGCGTTGGCAGTTATCAAAGACGCAGATAATGAG GAGTGGAAGAGCGAGACAAAAATCTGCTTTGAAAAGCTTTCATATTGCGACAAACCTGGAACACCAGACGGAGAAACAGGACCAACAACAGAAGAACCAACTGAAGATGAGGGAGGAAATGGTGGACCATCACCAGAAGAACAACCGAAACCAGAAGAAGAACCGAACCCAGAAGGAGAACCGAACCCAGAAGGAGAACCGAaaccagaagaagaagaaaatacaacACCTGAACAGCCTGAGTAG
- a CDS encoding hypothetical protein (NECATOR_CHRIII.G12818.T1), which yields MLAKSDETCKKIGVQLNLGKTMSMRNRRVSDASSTVNGRNISECSSYGYLDREINMMSDLDLKVCRRKRAAWGTHESIEEDNSGEDQEHPAPC from the coding sequence ATGCTGGCCAAATctgatgaaacgtgtaaaaaaaTCGGTGTTCAGCTAAACCTAGGCAAGACGATGTCCATGAGGAACAGACGGGTTTCTGATGCCTCATCCACGGTCAACGGAaggaacatatccgaatgcagcAGCTATGGATACCTAGAtcgggaaatcaacatgatgagCGATCTCGACCTCAAAGTGTGTAGAAGGAAACGAGCAGCTTGGGGCACACACGAGAGCATCGAGGAGGATAATAGTGGAGAGGAccaagaacatccggctccatGCTGA
- a CDS encoding hypothetical protein (NECATOR_CHRIII.G12819.T1), with protein sequence MMSFHNFFFGIHYVSGEYKIPLCFTFVDLKKLFDSAETKAVMEALDNQDVNAQCLHHLRIWWRHRCDNI encoded by the exons ATGATgtcatttcataattttttttttggaatacaTTAT GTATCGGGCGAGTACAAGATACCGCTATGTTTCACCTTCGTTGACTTAAAGAAGCTCTTCGACTCGGCTGAGACgaaagcggtcatggaagccttggacaaccaagacgTCAATGCTCAGTGCCTGCACCATTTACGTATTTGGTGGCGACATCGCTgtgataacatctag
- a CDS encoding hypothetical protein (NECATOR_CHRIII.G12820.T1): protein MGLLHDLTQRPYSQKKPRSSSSTGNGIAYEECRTKLSQRVSIHVGVWTRKKHGDADSFRKCIQDAAKETLPVLMRWKEFAFAYVEARSAYNSECVARSAGDFNQEKHLSRDTGEAMRDEQAGFRPGRSTIDQTLNELSTLFIEAVFSTHSAPMELPGEFFRLLDDMNQRGTAAHTTRIYNTV, encoded by the exons ATGGGATTACTACATGACCTTACCCAGAGACCttactcacaaaaaaaaccgaggagttcctcgtCAACCGGAAATGGCATAGCatacgaagaatgcagaacgaaattgagccaacgtgtgtctattcacgTTGGAGTTTGGACTAGGAAGAAGCAtggcgatgcggattccttcagaAAGTGcattcaggacgctgcaaaggagacgctcccggttctaatGCGGTGGAAGGAGTTTGCCTTCGCATATGTGGAGGCAAGATCCGCGTACAATTCTGAATGTGTCGCCCGCAGTGCCGGTGATTTTAACCAAGAAAAGCATCTGAGCAGGGACACTGG AGAAGCAatgcgcgacgagcaagctggctttcgtcctggccgatctacgattgaccag ACTTTGAATGAGCTTTCTACTCTCttcatcgaggccgtcttctcaacgcactCCGCCCCGATGGAGTTACCAGGAGAGTTctttcgcttgcttgatgacatgaatcaacgaggAACTGCTGCACACACTACCCGGAtttacaacaccgtttga